One region of Wyeomyia smithii strain HCP4-BCI-WySm-NY-G18 chromosome 3, ASM2978416v1, whole genome shotgun sequence genomic DNA includes:
- the LOC129730094 gene encoding ATP synthase subunit s, mitochondrial-like gives MFTLHALRHSAVRPTVPQWTSSRNFWGWVNMMFNRVDEKRLKLVGPDRLCAEWLLRNGAKVKFLNASHVQEHYNLLPDESVRTLVEELDGTESGIMHIGFDHLKGLKHLRKIKLHKCVYLQDQALAKLILVADTLEDLEVSSCKNISDHGLLCLKDLKKLKHLVTYELPYVKNLSDVEKQLKQALPECKMNLRP, from the coding sequence ATGTTTACCTTGCACGCTTTACGCCACTCGGCAGTACGACCAACAGTCCCACAATGGACCTCGAGTCGAAACTTTTGGGGCTGGGTCAACATGATGTTCAACCGAGTAGACGAAAAGCGCCTAAAACTAGTTGGACCGGATCGTTTGTGTGCTGAGTGGCTGCTGCGTAATGGAGCAAAAGTGAAGTTTTTAAATGCATCGCATGTACAAGAGCACTATAATCTACTCCCGGATGAAAGCGTCCGAACTTTGGTGGAAGAGCTGGACGGTACAGAGTCGGGCATAATGCACATTGGATTTGACCACTTGAAGGGTTTGAAACACTTGCGAAAAATAAAGCTACACAAGTGCGTCTACTTACAGGATCAAGCCTTGGCTAAGCTGATATTGGTGGCCGATACACTCGAAGATCTGGAGGTATCGAGCTGTAAAAACATATCGGATCATGGATTACTTTGCTTGAAGGATCTGAAGAAATTGAAACACTTAGTGACTTACGAGTTGCCGTATGTTAAAAATTTAAGTGACGTTGAAAAGCAACTGAAGCAGGCGCTTCCTGAATGTAAAATGAACCTTAGGCCTTAG